The following coding sequences lie in one Peromyscus maniculatus bairdii isolate BWxNUB_F1_BW_parent chromosome 3, HU_Pman_BW_mat_3.1, whole genome shotgun sequence genomic window:
- the Hdac11 gene encoding histone deacetylase 11 isoform X1 produces the protein MPHATQLYQHVPEKRWPIVYSPRYNITFMGLEKLHPFDAGKWGKVINFLKEEKLLSDGMLVEAREASEEDLLVVHTRRYLNELKWSFVVATITEIPPVIFLPNFLVQRKVLRPLRTQTGGTIMAGKLAVERGWAINVGGGFHHCSSDRGGGFCAYADITLAIKFLFERVEGICRATIIDLDAHQGNGHERDFMGDRRVYIMDVYNRHIYPGDRFAKEAIRRKVELEWGTEDEEYLEKVERNVRRSLQEHLPDVVVYNAGTDVLEGDRLGGLSISPAGIVKRDEVVFRVVRAHDIPILMVTSGGYQKRTARIIADSILNLHDLGLIGPEFPCVSAQNSNIPLLPCAVP, from the exons AT GCCGCACGCAACACAGCTGTACCAGCATGTACCAGAGAAACGCTGGCCCATCGTGTACTCGCCACGTTACAACATCACCTTCATGGGCCTGGAGAAACTGCACCCCTTTGATGCTGGAAAATGGGGCAAGGTGATCAACTTCCTGAAAG aagagaagctgctgtccGATGGCATGCTGGTGGAGGCGCGGGAGGCCTCGGAGGAGGACCTGCTGGTGGTACACACGAGGCGTTATCTCAACGAGCTGAAG TGGTCCTTCGTGGTGGCTACCATCACTGAGATACCCCCGGTCATCTTTCTCCCCAACTTCCTTGTGCAGAGGAAGGTGCTGAGGCCCCTGCGGACCCAGACCGGCGGCACCATCATG GCGGGGAAGCTGGCTGTGGAACGAGGCTGGGCCATCAACGTTG GTGGCGGCTTCCACCACTGCTCTAGTGATCGTGGTGGAGGCTTCTGTGCCTACGCAGACATCACACTAGCTATCAAG TTCCTGTTTGAACGGGTGGAAGGCATCTGCAGAGCCACCATCATTGATCTTGATGCCCATCAG GGCAATGGCCATGAGCGAGACTTCATGGGTGACAGGCGTGTATACATCATGGACGTTTACAACCGCCACATCTACCCCGGGGACCGCTTTGCTAAAG AGGCCATCAGGCGGAAGGTGGAGTTGGAGTGGGGTACAGAAGATGAGGAATACCTGGAAAAAGTGGAGAGGAACGTGAGGAGGTCCCTCCAGGAGCACCTGCCTGATGTGGTGGTGTATAACGCAGGCACAGACGTCCTGGAGGGGGACCGTCTTGGGGGGCTGTCCATCAGCCCGGCG GGCATTGTGAAGCGGGATGAAGTGGTTTTCCGGGTGGTCCGAGCCCACGATATACCCATCCTGATGGTGACCTCGGGCGGGTACCAGAAGCGCACAGCCCGCATTATCGCCGACTCCATCCTCAATCTGCATGACCTGGGGCTCATTGGGCCTGAGTTTCCCTGCGTCTCGGCACAGAACTCAAACATCCCCCTGCTTCCTTGTGCTGTGCCCTGA
- the Hdac11 gene encoding histone deacetylase 11 isoform X2 — MGLEKLHPFDAGKWGKVINFLKEEKLLSDGMLVEAREASEEDLLVVHTRRYLNELKWSFVVATITEIPPVIFLPNFLVQRKVLRPLRTQTGGTIMAGKLAVERGWAINVGGGFHHCSSDRGGGFCAYADITLAIKFLFERVEGICRATIIDLDAHQGNGHERDFMGDRRVYIMDVYNRHIYPGDRFAKEAIRRKVELEWGTEDEEYLEKVERNVRRSLQEHLPDVVVYNAGTDVLEGDRLGGLSISPAGIVKRDEVVFRVVRAHDIPILMVTSGGYQKRTARIIADSILNLHDLGLIGPEFPCVSAQNSNIPLLPCAVP; from the exons ATGGGCCTGGAGAAACTGCACCCCTTTGATGCTGGAAAATGGGGCAAGGTGATCAACTTCCTGAAAG aagagaagctgctgtccGATGGCATGCTGGTGGAGGCGCGGGAGGCCTCGGAGGAGGACCTGCTGGTGGTACACACGAGGCGTTATCTCAACGAGCTGAAG TGGTCCTTCGTGGTGGCTACCATCACTGAGATACCCCCGGTCATCTTTCTCCCCAACTTCCTTGTGCAGAGGAAGGTGCTGAGGCCCCTGCGGACCCAGACCGGCGGCACCATCATG GCGGGGAAGCTGGCTGTGGAACGAGGCTGGGCCATCAACGTTG GTGGCGGCTTCCACCACTGCTCTAGTGATCGTGGTGGAGGCTTCTGTGCCTACGCAGACATCACACTAGCTATCAAG TTCCTGTTTGAACGGGTGGAAGGCATCTGCAGAGCCACCATCATTGATCTTGATGCCCATCAG GGCAATGGCCATGAGCGAGACTTCATGGGTGACAGGCGTGTATACATCATGGACGTTTACAACCGCCACATCTACCCCGGGGACCGCTTTGCTAAAG AGGCCATCAGGCGGAAGGTGGAGTTGGAGTGGGGTACAGAAGATGAGGAATACCTGGAAAAAGTGGAGAGGAACGTGAGGAGGTCCCTCCAGGAGCACCTGCCTGATGTGGTGGTGTATAACGCAGGCACAGACGTCCTGGAGGGGGACCGTCTTGGGGGGCTGTCCATCAGCCCGGCG GGCATTGTGAAGCGGGATGAAGTGGTTTTCCGGGTGGTCCGAGCCCACGATATACCCATCCTGATGGTGACCTCGGGCGGGTACCAGAAGCGCACAGCCCGCATTATCGCCGACTCCATCCTCAATCTGCATGACCTGGGGCTCATTGGGCCTGAGTTTCCCTGCGTCTCGGCACAGAACTCAAACATCCCCCTGCTTCCTTGTGCTGTGCCCTGA